A genomic region of Pongo pygmaeus isolate AG05252 chromosome 7, NHGRI_mPonPyg2-v2.0_pri, whole genome shotgun sequence contains the following coding sequences:
- the LOC129042550 gene encoding small ribosomal subunit protein uS2-like: protein MSGALDVLQMKEEDVLKFLAAGTHLGGTNLDFQMEQYIYKRKSDGIYIINLKRTWEKLLLAARAIVAIENPADSSVISSRNTGQRDVLKFAAATGATPIAARFTPGTFANQIQATFREPGLLVVTDPRADHQPLTEASYVNLPTIALCNTDSPLHYVDIAIACNNKGAHSVGLMWWMLAQEVLRMRGTISREHPWEVMPDLYFYRDPEEIEKEEQAAAEKAGTKDEFQGKWTAPAPEFTATQPQVADWSEGVQVPSVPIQQFPTEDWSAQPATEDWSAAPTAQATEWVGATTDWS, encoded by the coding sequence ATGTCCGGAGCCCTTGATGTCCTGCAAATGAAGGAGGAGGATGTCCTTAAGTTCCTTGCAGCAGGAACCCACTTAGGTGGCACCAATCTTGATTTCCAGATGGAACAGTacatctataaaaggaaaagtgaTGGCATCTATATCATAAATCTGAAAAGGACCTGGGAGAAGCTTCTGCTGGCAGCTCGTGCTATTGTTGCCATTGAAAACCCTGCTGATTCCAGTGTTATATCCTCCAGGAATACTGGCCAGAGGGATGTGCTGAAGTTTGCTGCTGCCACTGGAGCCACTCCAATTGCTGCCCGCTTCACTCCTGGAACCTTCGCTAACCAGATCCAGGCAACCTTCCGGGAGCCAGGGCTTCTTGTGGTTACTGACCCCAGGGCTGACCACCAGCCTCTCACGGAGGCATCTTATGTTAACCTACCTACCATTGCGCTGTGTAACACAGATTCTCCTCTGCACTATGTGGACATTGCCATCGCATGCAACAACAAGGGAGCTCACTCAGTGGGTTTGATGTGGTGGATGCTGGCTCAGGAAGTTCTGCGCATGCGTGGCACCATTTCCCGTGAACACCCATGGGAGGTCATGCCTGATCTGTACTTCTACAGAGATCCTGAAGagattgaaaaagaagagcaggctGCTGCTGAAAAGGCAGGGACCAAGGACGAATTTCAGGGTAAATGGACTGCTCCAGCTCCTGAGTTCACTGCTACTCAGCCTCAGGTTGCAGACTGGTCTGAAGGTGTACAGGTGCCCTCTGTGCCTATTCAGCAGTTCCCTACTGAAGACTGGAGCGCTCAGCctgccacggaagactggtctgcagctcccactgCTCAGGCCACTGAATGGGTAGGAGCAACCACTGACTGGTCTTAA